The following are from one region of the Salvelinus alpinus chromosome 16, SLU_Salpinus.1, whole genome shotgun sequence genome:
- the LOC139540641 gene encoding putative HERC2-like protein 3, protein MSAEHPPRHTHRVSPPCLQILALRLLQAVLPSWDKVERSQDMKFLVEKLFGFLGCLLRSCSSDLPLLREGSLRRRKSRPQASLTASHSSTLAEEIVSVLRTLHSLGQWNALLNDYINCQLSCIGDVMAGRHSETEYFPDSEGPRVGGLMAVLAVIGGIDGRLRLGGQVIHEEYGEGTVTRITPKGRITVQFHEMRTCRVCLLSQLKPLPVVSFSVQNLPFSDSMLVVWAQLVNLAGSKLEKQHLKTSLSRGLTADQVDVALLRCQQLRLVHPEGIQGPPLTPGQTTTDPLTGCRAGSPTQPQ, encoded by the exons atgtccgcggaacaccCCCCGCGGCACACCCACCGCG tgtctcctccctgtctccagaTCCTGGCTCTGCGTCTGCTGCAGGCCGTGCTCCCCTCCTGGGACAAGGTGGAGAGATCTCAGGACATGAAGTTCCTGGTGGAAAAACTCTTTGGTTTCCTGGGTTGTCTACTTCGCTCCTGCTCCTCTGACCTGCCCCTGCTCAGAG AGGGCTCTCTGAGACGCAGGAAGTCCCGCCCCCAGGCCTCCCTGACAGCCAGTCACAGCAGTACACTGGCTGAGGAGATAGTTTCTGTGCTGCGCACGCTGCACTCCCTGGGCCAATGGAACGCTCTGCTCAACGACTATATCAACTGTCAACTCAGCTGTATAGGAGATGTGATGGCCGGACGACACTCTGAGACG gAGTACTTTCCTGACTCGGAGGGCCCCAGGGTGGGGGGTCTGATGGCCGTGCTGGCTGTGATCGGGGGCATCGACGGGAGGCTGAGGCTGGGTGGACAGGTCATCCATGAGGAGTACGGAGAGGGAACGGTCACACGCATCACACCTAAAGGACGAATCACAGTGCAGTTTCATGAGATGAGGACCTGTAGGGTCTGCCTGCTCAGCCAACTCAAACCA CTACCAGTAGTATCGTTCAGTGTTCAGAACCTTCCCTTCTCTGACTCCATGTTGGTTGTCTGGGCTCAACTGGTTAACCTGGCCGGCAGCAAGCTGGAGAAACAACACCTGAAGACGTCTCTCAGCCGCGGGCTCACAG CTGACCAGGTCGACGTTGCCCTCTTGCGGTGCCAGCAGCTGAGACTTGTACATCCTGAAGGCATCCAGGGCCCTCCTCTCACACCAGGACAAACTACGACAGATCCTCTCACAGGCTGCCGTGCTGGATCTCCCACCCAACCCCAGTG A